In the Dictyostelium discoideum AX4 chromosome 6 chromosome, whole genome shotgun sequence genome, TTTGGTTGgttattattcattattttcggTGGTATTGGTTTGGTTGCCCTTCCATTCGATATGATTACAGACTTTAAGAATCGTCCACAACGTATACCATACGATAAATATTtggaaagaaagaaaaagattgGTGAACGTGCCACGGAATTGGTTGACGTTGGTAAGACCATTCAGTCACGTACCACTGGTGGTATCATGAGCAAACGTGATAGAAGAAATTACAATCGTTTCCGTCAAGCAATTTTCTTATTAGAAGAGGATTATGAACGTTTAAAGATTTCATACAAGAGACAAGGTGGCAAGGTCATACTTTATTATGCCCAGTTCTTTGGTGGTTTCATTGCATTGGGTGTTAGTCTTGGTTGGCTACTTCATATCATAATCTATATGATCACAGCTCCAGAGCCATTCCATCCTTTCTTAAATAGTTTGGTGATATCTTTGAATAATGCTTGGGGTTTCCTTGGTGTTATCGTCTATGGTTTACTCTCTTTCTATTTATTGTTCTGTGTTGTCAAGggtaatttcaaatttggGTTACGTCTTTTCTTCCTCTTCCCAATTCACCCAATGAGGGTTGGTAATACCATGATGAATGCTTTCCTATTCAATGTTGGTTTAATCCTTATCACATCGGTTTCAATCACTCACTTTTGTACAATGGCTTTCTCTCAATTCACTTCAACAACTTCCATTAATTCACTCTTTGAAACTGCTGttaaaaatcttaaaatCTTAAAATGGTTCTGGGTTGTCTATATCTTTGCCATCTTTGCTATGTCAATTCTTACTGCTATctttttattcattaaacCTAAAGATAAACCAGCTAGAATTCGtgtataattaattataataatatattaatatttcaaaaaatcataatcaataaaatcattttatttcatttcaattgttttttttctatttattttaaatttaattattttaaatataattataatataattataatattaataataacaattatatTGAGTATAttcaataatcaaaaaaaaaaaaaaaaaatgtaaataaaaacaaaaataaaaattaattgtttgaGATTTTAGATCGTAATAGTTTTTTAGAATCAAATcgtataaaatttttaatgcattatcttttttcatttcaatattattagaatcacatagttttttaataaaatgaatttgtCAAAAGAGatactaaaataaaattattattttgatttgatttaaatacagatattattttagtttagatcatcaatatttattaatgctttgattgtttttttcttattttttgtatGTATGGAAATTATTTTGTGTTAGATTTTCTTTGATCATTAATTGTGTGTtcctttatttattaaatcaatacataaataaaaactactTCGAAAAGAATCGAACCATTGACTATTTTTGTTCCAAATGAAAAGTTTCGCCCAAAGGGGGGCTCGAACCCCCGACCACAAGGTTAAAAGCCTTGCGCTCTACCGACTGAGCTATCTGGGCTTTGgatgaaaaaatattttttaaaaaatataatatatctAATTTCAgatcgaaaaaaacaaacaacaacaacaatctctttttttgattatttcatttttcatataaaaaagacttaaaaaacaaataaataaataaataaactattttaaaaagccatctttttactttattgtaatttattatttgtttcgttttgagaattttgcgtagcaaaattttcaaaaaaaaagcaaaaaataatcagatcgaaaaaaacaaacaacaacaacaatctctttttttgattatttcatttttcatataaaaaagacttaaaaaacaaataaataaataaataaactattttaaaaagccatctttttactttattgtaatttattatttgtttcgttttgagaattttgcgtagcaaaattttcaaaaaaaaagcaaaaaataatcagatcgaaaaaaacaaacaacaacaatctctttttttgattatttcatttttcatataaaaaagacttaaaaaaaaaaaaaaaaaaaaaaaaaaaaacctgggaacccaagttaatcagaaaatttccagatttttaactttttaaagaaaaataaaaaaaatagaaagaaaataagatgaaaatcacaaacaacaccacaaatattaagcaacacaaatgcctacaaaaaataagcgaaattgtggataaaactcaattaaaaaaaaaacaattcaaatacgtcataaacatcaatcacgaaccagacgataaaataaaaaaagatttagaaaaaagtttggacaaaaaagatgttttaatcaaaagtaataatacattcaAAATTCTCACAGACAGTATTAGTACAGTAAtctattttgtaaatatgtTTGATGCAGAATTAAAAGGACAATTTATAACCACTATAAGACCAAAAAATATGTATACAGATTTTGATTGGTATAAATCACTCACAGAAATAGAATGGGTAATAGAAAATGAAGGATGTAAACTAATtaaattagaaattaaaGGCGAAACTCTAATTA is a window encoding:
- a CDS encoding LMBR1-like conserved region-containing protein is translated as MVNIFLIIVAVVIPALVALGSLYLIAYFQHPDDKNVAYFPKIIVILGITLAATSILMLPLDVANQGGKGGFPMDILWIVIYIVVAVFAIVICPFAMFFYESEEADPAAGSQIAGAFKGTFAILFAFAALTIVLYVFFGVAEIPTIVILSRFQIINYPIATDSINITTTLPEIASIVGGGNDKIKLDPGNPELLGNGSEYVEYRLDKEFLQFRVSIALFIITMVAFFGWLLFIIFGGIGLVALPFDMITDFKNRPQRIPYDKYLERKKKIGERATELVDVGKTIQSRTTGGIMSKRDRRNYNRFRQAIFLLEEDYERLKISYKRQGGKVILYYAQFFGGFIALGVSLGWLLHIIIYMITAPEPFHPFLNSLVISLNNAWGFLGVIVYGLLSFYLLFCVVKGNFKFGLRLFFLFPIHPMRVGNTMMNAFLFNVGLILITSVSITHFCTMAFSQFTSTTSINSLFETAVKNLKILKWFWVVYIFAIFAMSILTAIFLFIKPKDKPARIRV